In Rhizobium sp. N324, a single genomic region encodes these proteins:
- the mobB gene encoding molybdopterin-guanine dinucleotide biosynthesis protein B codes for MTAPKIFGIAGWKNSGKTGLAVRLVTEFTRRGYTISTIKHAHHDFDIDKVGADSYRHRQAGAHEVTIVSGTRYAIMHELRGAPEPEFEEILARLAPCDLVLIEGYKRESIPKIEARRLEAANRQPLAPSDPHIRAIAADHAVADTALPVFDLDDTSAIADFIAAIVGLEQQP; via the coding sequence ATGACCGCCCCGAAAATCTTCGGCATCGCCGGCTGGAAAAACTCTGGCAAGACCGGCCTCGCCGTCCGGCTGGTGACCGAGTTCACCCGCCGCGGCTACACGATCTCGACGATCAAGCACGCCCATCATGATTTCGACATCGACAAGGTCGGCGCCGACAGTTATCGCCACCGCCAGGCCGGCGCCCACGAGGTCACCATTGTCTCCGGCACGCGCTACGCCATCATGCACGAGCTGCGCGGCGCCCCCGAACCCGAATTCGAGGAAATTCTCGCCCGTCTCGCCCCCTGCGATCTCGTGCTGATCGAAGGCTACAAGCGCGAATCGATCCCGAAGATCGAGGCCCGCCGCCTGGAGGCCGCCAATCGCCAGCCGCTGGCGCCGAGCGACCCTCATATCCGCGCCATCGCCGCCGATCATGCCGTTGCGGATACGGCCCTGCCCGTCTTTGATCTAGACGACACAAGCGCCATCGCCGATTTCATCGCAGCGATCGTCGGCCTTGAACAGCAGCCCTGA
- a CDS encoding ATPase domain-containing protein has product MNTAAPATKARTGVSGLDTILAGGLSTGHVFLLEGNPGAGKTTIALQFLIEGARLGEQGLYITLSETESELRAGASSHGMVVDGNIEVFELVPPESLLDADQQQSLLYSSDLELGESTQEIFAAFERVKPSRVVLDSLSEIRLLAQSSLRYRRQILALKHYFARQGATVLLLDDLTSDTLDKTVHSVVHGVIHLDELAPNYGAERRRLRVTKYRGQAFRGGYHDFTIQTGGVVVFPRLVAAEHRSNYARNQLSSGIARLDLLLGGGLERGSSTLILGPAGTGKSTFSFQFLMAAIARGERAAAFIFDEELGLLFTRLKALGMDLEALRDQGLLHIEQLDAAELSPGEFAHRVCASVDRSGAKTVVIDSINGYQASMPDENSLILHMHELLQYLNRQGANTFLTVAQHGLVGDMKAPVDVTYLADTVILLRYFEAVGRVRRAVSIIKKRTGHHEDTIREYRIDAGGLTFGDPIVGFQGVLRGVPEFVAATAPLLPTDSEDGGNS; this is encoded by the coding sequence ATGAATACTGCGGCACCTGCCACGAAAGCCCGGACCGGAGTGTCCGGTTTGGACACAATTCTGGCGGGCGGCCTTTCCACTGGCCACGTGTTTCTCCTGGAGGGAAATCCCGGAGCGGGCAAGACGACCATCGCATTGCAGTTTCTGATCGAAGGGGCGCGGCTCGGAGAGCAGGGGCTCTACATCACCCTTTCGGAAACCGAGAGCGAGCTTAGGGCCGGTGCCTCATCGCACGGCATGGTGGTCGACGGCAATATCGAAGTCTTCGAGCTCGTGCCGCCGGAAAGCCTGCTGGATGCCGACCAGCAACAGAGCCTGCTTTATTCGTCGGATCTTGAACTCGGTGAGTCGACACAAGAAATCTTCGCAGCCTTCGAGCGGGTCAAGCCGAGCCGGGTGGTTCTCGACAGCCTTTCCGAAATAAGGCTGCTCGCACAGAGCTCGCTGCGCTACCGCCGGCAGATTCTTGCGCTCAAACATTATTTTGCGCGCCAAGGGGCGACCGTCCTTCTCCTCGACGATCTGACCTCCGACACGCTTGACAAAACAGTGCACAGCGTCGTGCACGGGGTCATTCATCTCGACGAGCTGGCGCCGAATTACGGCGCCGAGCGGCGACGCCTGCGGGTGACGAAATATCGTGGGCAGGCGTTCCGCGGCGGCTATCACGATTTCACCATCCAGACCGGCGGTGTCGTCGTGTTTCCGCGTCTCGTCGCCGCCGAACACAGGTCGAATTATGCTCGCAATCAGCTTTCCAGCGGTATTGCCCGGCTGGACCTGCTTCTCGGCGGCGGGCTCGAACGAGGGTCGAGTACATTGATCCTGGGTCCGGCCGGTACCGGCAAGAGTACTTTCTCGTTTCAATTTCTGATGGCGGCCATCGCACGCGGCGAACGGGCGGCTGCCTTCATCTTCGACGAGGAGCTTGGTTTGCTCTTCACGCGCCTGAAAGCGCTCGGCATGGATCTTGAGGCCCTGAGGGATCAGGGTCTGCTGCATATCGAGCAACTCGATGCCGCGGAACTGTCACCGGGTGAGTTCGCCCATCGGGTCTGTGCTTCCGTTGACAGATCGGGAGCGAAGACCGTCGTCATCGACAGCATCAACGGCTACCAGGCCTCGATGCCGGACGAGAATTCGCTGATATTGCATATGCACGAGCTGCTGCAGTATCTGAACAGGCAGGGCGCCAACACCTTCCTCACCGTTGCCCAGCATGGACTGGTCGGCGACATGAAGGCACCTGTTGATGTGACCTATCTCGCCGACACCGTCATCCTGCTGCGATATTTCGAGGCGGTCGGGCGCGTGCGGCGGGCGGTCTCCATCATCAAGAAAAGGACCGGCCACCACGAGGACACCATCCGGGAATATCGGATCGACGCTGGCGGCCTGACATTCGGAGATCCCATCGTCGGTTTCCAGGGCGTGCTTCGTGGTGTTCCGGAGTTCGTCGCAGCGACCGCTCCGCTTTTGCCCACTGACAGCGAGGACGGCGGCAATTCCTAA
- the maiA gene encoding maleylacetoacetate isomerase: MKLYQNEISSATSRVRIALALKGLTAEALPVSILGEEAESRQDGYRSVNPQGLVPALLTDDGVLITQSLAIVEYLDEVQPQPALLPDTAEGRALARSIALAIAAEIHALLPPRIGLHLKTTFQADADAIAAWSRHWVGEGMAAVETMIAGRRQGVFAIGDRPGVADIFLFPQAISARRMGFDLARWPNIAEIVGRLEAIPAFQENAPAPRR; encoded by the coding sequence GTGAAACTCTATCAGAATGAAATTTCCTCGGCGACCTCAAGAGTTCGCATCGCGCTCGCCCTGAAGGGGCTGACGGCCGAGGCGCTGCCGGTCAGCATTCTCGGCGAAGAGGCCGAGAGCCGGCAGGACGGATATCGCAGCGTCAATCCGCAAGGGCTGGTGCCGGCCTTGCTTACGGATGACGGCGTTCTCATCACCCAGTCGCTGGCGATCGTCGAATATCTCGACGAGGTCCAGCCGCAACCGGCGCTGCTGCCCGACACAGCGGAGGGCCGGGCACTGGCGCGGTCGATCGCGCTGGCGATCGCAGCCGAGATCCATGCGCTGCTGCCGCCGCGGATCGGGCTGCATCTGAAAACGACCTTCCAGGCCGATGCCGATGCCATTGCCGCCTGGAGCCGCCATTGGGTCGGTGAGGGAATGGCAGCTGTGGAGACGATGATTGCCGGCCGGAGGCAGGGCGTCTTCGCCATCGGCGACCGGCCTGGCGTTGCCGATATCTTTCTCTTCCCGCAGGCGATCAGCGCCCGCCGCATGGGCTTCGATCTCGCCCGGTGGCCCAATATTGCCGAGATTGTCGGCAGGCTCGAGGCGATCCCGGCTTTCCAGGAGAACGCGCCGGCGCCGAGACGATGA
- a CDS encoding LysR family transcriptional regulator: MSRPAVNDLIAFLAVARAQSFTKAAGKLGVSQSALSHTIRGLEERLGLRLLTRTTRSVSPTEAGERLLLTIGPRIDEIETELAALSAFREKPAGTVRINAGEHAADAVLWPALEKLLADYPDINVEIIVDYGLTDIVAERYDAGVRLGEQVAKDMIAVRIGPDMRMAVVGAPDYFHTRAKPLTPQELTDHNCINLRLPTYGSVYAWEFEKDGRELRVRVEGQLVFNNIALRLSAVLAGLGLAYMPEDVVAAHLADGRLVRVLEDWCLPFPGYHLYYPSRRHTSPAFAVVVDALRYRG, encoded by the coding sequence ATGTCGCGTCCCGCCGTCAACGACCTGATCGCCTTTCTTGCCGTTGCGCGCGCGCAGAGCTTCACCAAGGCGGCGGGCAAGCTGGGGGTTTCGCAATCGGCGCTCAGCCACACCATCCGCGGGCTGGAGGAAAGGCTTGGACTGCGCTTGCTGACACGGACAACGCGCAGCGTCTCGCCGACGGAGGCCGGGGAACGGCTGCTTCTTACCATAGGCCCGCGCATCGACGAGATCGAGACCGAGCTTGCGGCCTTGAGCGCGTTCCGGGAGAAGCCGGCCGGCACCGTCCGCATCAATGCCGGCGAGCATGCGGCCGATGCCGTACTCTGGCCGGCCTTGGAAAAGCTCCTGGCTGATTATCCCGATATCAATGTCGAAATCATCGTCGACTACGGCCTGACCGACATCGTCGCCGAGCGCTACGATGCGGGGGTGCGGCTTGGAGAACAGGTGGCGAAGGACATGATCGCGGTGCGCATCGGCCCGGACATGCGCATGGCCGTGGTCGGCGCTCCCGACTATTTCCACACCAGGGCGAAGCCGCTGACGCCGCAGGAACTGACCGACCACAATTGCATCAATCTGCGCCTGCCGACCTATGGCAGCGTCTATGCCTGGGAGTTCGAGAAGGACGGGCGTGAACTCAGGGTTCGCGTCGAAGGACAATTGGTCTTCAACAATATAGCGCTGCGGTTAAGCGCGGTGCTGGCAGGCCTGGGGCTTGCCTACATGCCGGAGGACGTGGTCGCGGCGCATCTGGCCGACGGGCGGCTGGTGCGCGTGCTCGAGGACTGGTGCCTGCCGTTTCCCGGCTATCATCTCTATTATCCGAGCCGCCGGCACACGTCGCCGGCCTTTGCCGTCGTCGTCGATGCGCTTCGTTATCGAGGATAG
- a CDS encoding hybrid sensor histidine kinase/response regulator produces MTARTAAIPNLQDPKALIYAPAGRDAQVAASLTDEAGLASIAVADLTVFASSLDDEVAVGILTEEAVRGCDLTPIAAWVAAQPSWSDLPFIVLTQRGGGPDRNPAAARLSELLGNVTFLERPFHATSFISVARTALKGRLRQYEARARLEALGEGERRLQTALAAGRLGAWELELSSMVLSASATCKAVFGRGPDDEVTRDDLIASIHPDDRDFVLARLRQTIDTGRDYSLEHRTLWPDGSLHWTEVHAQLYADRYGSARKLVGVCSDTTARKTIEENLRRLNETLEERVRERTREVNAAHQTLLEEVAQRERAEEQLRQSQKMEAIGQLTGGVAHDFNNLLMVVLGNLELLGKHVAGDAKATRLVDGALQGARRGAALTQRLLAFARQQDLQVKPVDLAELVSGMNDLLRRSVGTSVSIETTLPARLPPALVDANQLELALLNLAVNARDAMPDGGAVSISLREEEVVCGNDHLGEGAYLVLAVTDGGTGMDAETLKKAVDPFFSTKELGKGTGLGLSMIHGLAVQLNGALILKSQLGVGTTAELWLPATERWPERRAEPELPASPAASRLKILLVDDDALIAMSSVDMLEDLGHEVVEANSGAQALELIRSGQQFDLVITDYSMPGMTGAQLAAAARDIHPALPIVLATGYADLPAGTDIDLPRLGKPYDQAQLAKEIARAVAGETSQVLGSGRARGSGLLFKADDRCDEIGDGACVV; encoded by the coding sequence CTGACAGCGAGGACGGCGGCAATTCCTAATCTCCAAGACCCGAAGGCGCTGATCTACGCACCGGCCGGACGCGACGCCCAGGTCGCGGCATCGTTGACCGATGAGGCCGGACTAGCCTCGATAGCTGTTGCCGACCTCACTGTTTTCGCATCATCCCTCGACGACGAAGTCGCGGTTGGCATTTTGACGGAAGAGGCCGTCCGCGGGTGTGACCTGACACCGATTGCTGCATGGGTTGCCGCTCAGCCAAGCTGGTCCGATCTGCCGTTCATCGTCCTCACCCAGCGTGGCGGCGGACCTGACCGAAATCCTGCCGCCGCCAGGCTTTCCGAGCTCCTCGGCAACGTGACTTTTCTGGAGAGGCCGTTCCATGCCACGTCCTTCATCAGCGTTGCGCGGACCGCACTGAAGGGGCGGCTTCGCCAGTATGAAGCGCGCGCCCGGCTGGAAGCTTTGGGAGAGGGAGAGCGGCGGCTGCAGACAGCGCTCGCCGCCGGTCGTCTCGGGGCGTGGGAGCTGGAGCTGTCCTCGATGGTCTTGTCGGCTTCGGCGACCTGTAAGGCAGTCTTCGGCCGAGGGCCGGATGATGAGGTGACGCGTGACGATCTGATCGCAAGCATCCATCCCGACGATCGCGACTTTGTGCTGGCGCGCCTGCGCCAGACAATCGATACCGGCCGCGACTATTCGTTGGAGCACAGGACGCTCTGGCCTGATGGATCACTGCATTGGACCGAGGTTCATGCCCAGCTTTATGCCGACAGATACGGTTCCGCCAGGAAGCTCGTCGGCGTCTGCTCCGATACCACCGCCCGCAAGACCATCGAGGAAAATCTGAGACGGCTCAATGAAACCCTCGAAGAACGCGTCAGGGAGCGGACCAGGGAGGTCAATGCCGCCCACCAGACCCTGCTTGAAGAGGTCGCACAGCGTGAAAGAGCCGAAGAGCAGCTTCGCCAATCCCAAAAAATGGAAGCGATCGGTCAACTCACGGGCGGCGTCGCCCACGACTTCAACAATCTGCTGATGGTCGTTCTCGGAAATCTGGAGCTGCTCGGCAAACACGTGGCCGGAGACGCCAAGGCGACGCGTCTCGTCGACGGGGCGCTTCAGGGCGCGCGCCGCGGGGCGGCGCTGACGCAACGGCTCCTGGCTTTTGCCAGACAGCAGGATTTGCAGGTCAAGCCCGTCGATCTGGCCGAGCTGGTTTCCGGCATGAACGACCTGCTGCGGCGCTCGGTCGGCACTTCGGTCAGCATCGAAACCACCCTGCCGGCAAGATTGCCGCCGGCACTGGTTGATGCGAACCAGCTCGAATTGGCGCTGCTCAACCTTGCCGTCAATGCCCGCGATGCGATGCCGGATGGGGGCGCCGTGTCCATTTCGCTGCGCGAGGAAGAGGTCGTCTGTGGTAACGACCATCTCGGCGAGGGAGCCTATCTTGTCCTAGCGGTGACCGACGGCGGCACCGGCATGGACGCGGAGACGCTGAAGAAGGCCGTCGATCCGTTTTTCTCGACCAAGGAACTCGGAAAGGGCACGGGCCTGGGATTGTCGATGATCCACGGTCTTGCCGTTCAGCTCAATGGCGCACTTATTCTGAAAAGTCAGCTTGGGGTGGGAACGACCGCGGAATTGTGGCTTCCGGCGACCGAACGGTGGCCCGAGCGGCGCGCCGAGCCCGAACTGCCCGCTTCGCCGGCCGCATCCAGGCTGAAGATCCTGCTGGTCGACGACGACGCCTTGATCGCCATGAGCTCGGTCGACATGCTCGAAGATCTCGGCCATGAGGTCGTCGAGGCAAATTCCGGCGCGCAGGCGCTGGAGCTGATCAGGAGCGGTCAGCAGTTCGATCTTGTGATCACCGACTATTCGATGCCCGGTATGACCGGCGCACAGCTCGCCGCGGCGGCGCGGGACATTCATCCGGCGCTGCCGATCGTGCTGGCGACAGGTTATGCCGATCTTCCCGCCGGCACCGATATCGATCTTCCGAGGTTGGGAAAACCTTATGATCAGGCCCAGCTCGCCAAGGAAATCGCCAGGGCGGTGGCCGGCGAGACTTCTCAAGTGCTCGGATCGGGCCGCGCGCGGGGTTCAGGGCTGCTGTTCAAGGCCGACGATCGCTGCGATGAAATCGGCGATGGCGCTTGTGTCGTCTAG
- a CDS encoding ATP-binding protein: MRAAIPSLVGSVWPRTLRSRIFLILLIGLALAYGLSFGVLYMERTMSAKAVMLGTLENDVATSIAVLDRLPPGERGDLLDRLSRGNYRFVLGTGLPGVPDTSSKGAEISGKIEEAIGHRFPISIERIPGEVNRLQAHLTLSDGSPLTIDVTPKGVMPIAAWLPYVFIVQMLLLILCTWFAVRQAIRPLGTLAAAADALDPNKDGSALSEAGPSEVAHAARAFNAMRERIAHYLEERVQILAAISHDLQTPITRMRLRADMAEDSPEKDKLIHDLGEIQRLVQDGIAYARSAHGSGENNARIDLASFIDSIAYDYQDTGKAVTVVGPVQGAASTKPHALRRILSNFIDNALKFAGAAEISVGHNAENDVVITVMDRGPGIPDEMLEAAMQPFFRLEQSRNRETGGTGLGLAIAQQLTAKIGGSLRLYNRPGGGLAAEITLR, from the coding sequence ATGAGGGCGGCCATCCCTTCGTTGGTGGGTTCTGTATGGCCGAGGACGTTGCGGTCGCGGATCTTCCTCATCCTTCTGATCGGTCTCGCCCTTGCCTACGGGCTGTCCTTCGGCGTGCTCTACATGGAGCGCACCATGTCGGCCAAAGCTGTGATGCTCGGCACGCTGGAGAATGACGTTGCAACGTCGATCGCCGTTCTCGACCGGCTCCCGCCTGGCGAGCGCGGCGATCTTCTGGATCGGCTGAGCCGGGGCAACTACCGTTTCGTGCTCGGGACCGGACTTCCCGGGGTGCCTGACACATCAAGCAAGGGGGCGGAGATATCAGGCAAGATCGAGGAGGCGATCGGGCATCGTTTTCCGATCAGCATCGAACGGATACCAGGTGAGGTGAACCGGTTGCAGGCGCATCTGACGCTGAGCGACGGAAGCCCGCTGACGATCGACGTCACCCCGAAGGGCGTCATGCCGATCGCCGCATGGCTGCCCTATGTCTTCATCGTCCAGATGCTGCTGCTCATCCTCTGCACCTGGTTTGCGGTTCGCCAGGCGATCCGGCCGCTCGGCACGCTTGCTGCCGCCGCCGATGCCCTCGATCCCAACAAGGACGGTTCCGCCTTGAGTGAGGCCGGTCCGAGCGAGGTCGCGCATGCGGCGAGGGCATTCAACGCGATGCGGGAGAGGATCGCCCATTATCTCGAGGAGCGCGTGCAGATCCTGGCGGCCATCTCGCACGACCTGCAGACGCCGATCACCCGCATGCGGCTGCGCGCCGATATGGCGGAGGATTCGCCCGAGAAAGACAAGCTGATACATGATCTCGGCGAGATCCAGCGCCTCGTCCAGGACGGCATAGCCTATGCGCGCAGCGCCCACGGCAGCGGCGAGAATAATGCCCGCATCGATCTCGCCTCGTTCATCGACAGCATAGCCTACGACTACCAGGACACCGGCAAGGCGGTGACGGTCGTCGGGCCGGTTCAGGGCGCCGCCTCGACCAAGCCGCACGCTCTTCGCCGTATCCTGTCGAACTTCATCGACAATGCCTTGAAGTTTGCGGGTGCTGCCGAAATCAGCGTCGGGCACAACGCGGAAAACGATGTCGTCATCACCGTGATGGATCGGGGGCCTGGAATTCCTGACGAGATGCTCGAAGCCGCCATGCAGCCTTTCTTCCGGCTGGAGCAATCCCGCAACCGGGAGACCGGCGGCACCGGTCTCGGTCTTGCGATCGCCCAGCAGCTGACCGCCAAAATCGGCGGATCCCTTCGGCTCTACAATCGCCCCGGCGGCGGGCTGGCGGCGGAAATCACTCTTCGGTGA
- a CDS encoding response regulator, translating into MDHVDNILVVDDDREIRELVSGYLQKNGLRTSVAADGRQMRSFLEANAVDLIVLDVMMPGDDGLVLCRELRSGRHKAIPILMLTARTDEMDRILGLEMGADDYLAKPFAARELLARIKAVLRRTRMLPPNLQISEAGQLLSFGDWRLDTVARHLLDKEGTAIALSGAEYRLLRVFIDHPQRVLNRDQLLSLTQGRDADLFDRSIDLLVSRLRQRLGDDAREPTYIKTVRSEGYVFSVPVEITELRP; encoded by the coding sequence GTCGTCGATGACGATCGCGAAATCCGCGAGCTGGTCTCGGGCTATCTGCAGAAGAACGGGCTGAGGACCAGCGTTGCCGCGGACGGGCGGCAGATGCGCAGCTTTCTCGAAGCCAACGCCGTCGACCTGATCGTGCTCGACGTGATGATGCCCGGCGACGACGGGCTGGTGCTGTGCCGCGAATTGCGCTCCGGCCGGCACAAGGCCATCCCGATCCTGATGCTGACGGCGCGCACCGACGAGATGGACAGGATCCTCGGGCTAGAGATGGGCGCCGACGACTATCTCGCCAAACCCTTTGCCGCGCGCGAGCTGCTGGCCCGCATCAAGGCGGTGCTGCGGCGCACGCGCATGCTGCCGCCCAACCTGCAGATCAGCGAAGCGGGGCAGCTGCTGAGCTTCGGCGACTGGCGGCTCGACACGGTCGCCCGGCATCTGCTCGACAAGGAGGGGACGGCGATTGCACTCAGCGGCGCCGAGTACCGGCTGCTTCGCGTCTTCATCGATCATCCGCAGCGGGTGCTCAATCGCGATCAGCTTCTGAGCCTGACGCAGGGCCGCGACGCCGATCTCTTCGATCGTTCGATCGATCTCCTGGTCAGCCGGCTGCGCCAGCGGCTGGGCGACGATGCGCGCGAACCGACCTACATCAAGACGGTGCGCAGCGAAGGCTATGTATTTTCGGTTCCGGTCGAAATCACGGAGCTGCGTCCATGA
- a CDS encoding (R)-mandelonitrile lyase: MDIKRSGSQPSAKGPSDWFTGSVRVDPLFAVTSPARAAGASVTFEPGARTAWHTHPLGQTLIVTSGCGRVQRDGGPVEEIRAGDVVCFAPGERHWHGASPTTAMTHIAIQEQLDGKVVDWLEHVTDRQYQG, encoded by the coding sequence ATGGACATCAAGCGAAGCGGTTCACAGCCTTCGGCCAAGGGACCGTCCGACTGGTTTACCGGCAGCGTGCGCGTCGATCCGCTGTTTGCAGTGACGAGCCCCGCACGCGCGGCCGGCGCGAGCGTCACCTTCGAGCCCGGCGCCCGAACCGCCTGGCACACCCACCCGCTCGGCCAGACGCTGATCGTCACCTCGGGCTGCGGCCGCGTGCAGCGCGACGGCGGGCCTGTCGAGGAGATCCGCGCCGGAGACGTCGTCTGCTTCGCACCCGGTGAACGCCATTGGCACGGCGCGTCGCCGACGACGGCGATGACCCATATCGCCATCCAGGAACAGCTCGACGGCAAGGTCGTCGACTGGTTGGAGCATGTCACCGACAGACAATATCAAGGCTAG
- a CDS encoding aldo/keto reductase, translated as MQKRELGKSGLQVSAIGLGCMGLSYGYGPATGIPEAIALLRRAFERGVTFFDTAEAYGPYKNEELLGEALAPFRSEVVIATKFGFNFDANGGQSGMNSRPEQIRAVADQALKRLKTDVIDLFYQHRVDPDVPIEDVAGTVKALIAEGKVRHFGLSEAGAQTIRRAHAVQPVTALQSEYSLWWREPEQEILPVLEELGIGFVPFSPLGKGFLTGAISETTTFDSKDFRNIVPRFSADARKANQVLVDLLAEIAAHKKVTSAQVALAWLLAQKRWIVPIPGTTKLHRLDENIAAADVELTVEDLGNIESALASIKVEGDRYPAHLQARVNR; from the coding sequence ATGCAGAAGCGTGAACTCGGAAAGAGCGGACTTCAAGTCTCGGCCATCGGTCTCGGCTGCATGGGGCTGAGCTATGGTTACGGCCCGGCAACCGGCATACCGGAGGCGATCGCGTTGCTCCGGCGGGCATTCGAACGCGGCGTGACCTTCTTCGACACCGCCGAGGCCTATGGACCCTATAAGAACGAAGAGCTTTTGGGAGAGGCGCTCGCTCCCTTCCGCAGCGAGGTGGTGATCGCCACGAAATTCGGCTTCAACTTCGACGCCAATGGCGGCCAGAGCGGCATGAACAGCCGCCCGGAGCAGATCCGCGCGGTTGCAGACCAGGCGCTGAAGCGCTTGAAGACCGATGTCATCGATCTGTTCTACCAGCATCGCGTCGATCCGGATGTTCCGATCGAAGACGTCGCCGGCACGGTCAAGGCGTTGATTGCGGAAGGCAAGGTCCGGCATTTCGGCCTCTCCGAAGCCGGCGCCCAGACGATCCGCCGCGCCCATGCCGTCCAGCCGGTGACGGCGCTGCAGAGCGAATATTCGCTCTGGTGGCGCGAGCCCGAGCAGGAGATCCTTCCGGTGCTGGAAGAGCTCGGCATCGGCTTCGTGCCGTTCAGTCCGCTCGGCAAGGGCTTCCTCACCGGCGCGATCAGCGAAACCACAACCTTCGACAGCAAGGACTTCCGCAACATCGTGCCGCGGTTTTCGGCAGACGCGCGAAAGGCCAACCAGGTGCTCGTCGATCTCCTCGCAGAGATCGCCGCGCACAAGAAGGTCACCTCTGCCCAGGTGGCGCTCGCTTGGCTGCTGGCGCAGAAGCGCTGGATCGTGCCGATCCCCGGCACCACCAAGCTGCATCGGCTTGACGAGAACATCGCAGCCGCCGACGTCGAACTGACCGTTGAGGATCTCGGCAATATCGAAAGCGCGCTCGCCAGCATCAAGGTGGAAGGCGATCGCTATCCCGCGCATCTGCAGGCAAGGGTCAACCGCTGA